gtgtgtgtgtgtgtgtgtgtgtgtgtgcaggaaaaGGTACAGGTACAATTCATTTGCACTTATTCAAATCCTGAATAGACGTCAACGTTATAAAAACTAACAAAAGCTTATtcgtaataaagaaaaaagggaaatctaTGTATCTGGCATTTTGATTTTCCTAAACAAAAGTGGCGTAACTTTTCGCTTTTTGTAGCCCACGCTTTGGTCGAAAGTGTTTCAGATGATTTCGTTTTTCATGATAAATAACCGGTGACAAAGATGACGATTATCTTTATCAAATTCAAATAATACGAATGTAAATGAATCTGGCGAAAAAAACGGTATTcgttgtacacactcacacaatatatatatatatatatatatatatatatatatatatatatatatatatatatatatatatatgtgtgtgtgtgtgtgtgtgtgtgtgtgtgtgtgtgtgtgtgtgtgtgcaaacacacacacacacacacactcaaacatacacacacacacacacaaacacacacacacacacacacacacacacacacacacacacacacacacacacacacacatatatatatatatatatatatatatatatatatatatatatatatatatatatatacatatatatacatatatatatatatatatatgtgtgtgtgtgtgtgtgtgtgtgtgtgtgtgtgtgtgtgtgtgtgtgtgtgtgtatctatctatctatctatctatatatatatatatatatatatatatatatatatatatatatacatatatatgtatatatttatttacacacacacacacacacacacacacacacacacacacacacacacacacacacacatgtgtatatatatatatatatatatatatatatatatatatatatatatatatatatatgcttttgttaGTTTTTATAACTTTGACGTCTATTTAGGATTTGAATAAGTGAAAATGAATTGTACCTGTACCCGAGACcttttcctgtatatatatgtgtatatatatatatataaatatatatatatatatatatatatatatatatatatacacatacacacacacacacacacatacacacacacacaaacacacacacacacatacacacacacacacacacacccacacacacacatacacacacacacacacacacacacacacacacacgcacacacacacacacacgcacacacacacacacacacacgcacacatgcacacacacacacacgtatatatatatatatatatatatatatatatatatatatatatatatatatatatatgtgtgtgtgtgtgtgtgggtctgtgtctgtgtgtgtgtgtgtctgtgtgtgtgtgtgtgtatgtgtgtgtatgtgtgtgtgggtgggtgtatgtatgtgtgtgtatatatatatatatatatatatatatatatatatatatatatatatatatatatatacacacacacacacgtatatatatatatatatatacacacacacgtatatatatatatacacacacacgtatatatatatatatatgtgtgtgtttgtgtgtgtgtgtgcgtgtgtgtgtgtgtgtgtgtgtgtgtgtgtgtgtgtgtgtgtgtgtgtgtgtgcgtgtgtgtgtgtgtgcgtgtctgtgtgtgtgtgtgtgtgtgtgtgtgtgtgtgtgtgtgtgtgtgtgtgtgttcgtgtgtgtgtgtgtgtgtgtgtgtgtgtgtatacatatatatatatatatatatatatatatatatatatatatatataaaatatatatataatatatatatatatgtatatatatatatatatatatatatatatatatatatatatacacacatatatatatatatatatatacaggaaaagGTCTTGGGTACAGGTACAATTCCTTTTCACTTATTCAAATCCTAAATAGACGTCAAAGTTATAAAAACTAACAAAAGCTTAtttgtaataaagaaaaaaaggaaaatctataTATCTGGTATTTTGATTTTCCTAAACACAATTATATGCAAAAGTGGAGTAACTTTTAGTTTGCTGTAGCCCAGGAATTTACGTCTTGTTCGAAAGTGTTTCAGACGATTtcgttttcataataaataatCTAATTGACAAgataacaattatttttatcaaattCAGATAATACGAATGTAATCAAatctggagaaaaaaatattattaattttgCACGCATATATAGCGGCTGACATGAAAACAATAGATGTAAAGTCAAGACTATACAATCGAGAAAAGTCACTCATCGATGTTTGTAAACATGTTGGTCCGTTCAAAGGTAGTAGGAATATTCACATTCTTGTTCAAATTTCAAGCTATTGTTGCTCGTAATTTAGAGTTTAGTTTGTATAATGACGTAGAGTCATGTTTAATGAATGAGTATTTTGATCATATAAGTTTAAAATGTGTAACTTGTCCTGCAAATCAGACAACTGAAAAAGATCCTTATACCTGTACCTGCCTCCCGGGATTCAAGTCggtttataatgagaaaaatgaattGGGTTGTGAAGCATGTCCGTCCTTTTATGTCGCTTCTAATGACAGGCTTAGTTGTGTTCCTTGTGAGGCAGAATCATATTATAATGCCACCACCAAACAGTGTGATCCATGTACGGACCCGTCTCAAATTATGATAGACAAAGGAATCAATGGGACGTATCTAGAAAATGTAACTTGCTTAGATTGTTCACTAGAGACCATTCCAGGAGAAGGCATATGCATACCTTGTCACTCATCATATTATGCTGCCAGTGGGGGCAAATGTTCGTGTCCAAAAACCCATGTAGAAATTAATGGCATTTGTGTTCCCCAGACAGAGCTTGCCCAAATCCCTGACAAGATAAGCAGTTATACCATTCAGTATGAGGATGGTAAAAAAATCCAGTCTTCCTTTTTTGAGACACATTTTAGAATGGCAGCTCATGCTTGTACTTTTTCTAAAAACTTTTCTTCATGTCAGCTTTTGAGTAACTTGTGTGTTCTCCTACATTATACttttgatgatgactataatgctTGTAGGTACTACAGGGGAGAGTTTGGAGATAATTTTATTAATCTTCCAGATCATGTCCCTTGGTTATATTATACGGAAGGTGAAGCAAATGTGTATCTATCAAAGACCAGATTAAAGACACATTATAGTTTCAAAGAAGATAATCCTAATTCAAAGTTCAATTTCACTGTGGCAAAATATTCAGCAGAGGGGCACCTAATTCAGTATGGTCGTTTAGAGGATGTACTAACAGTATGCCCCTTAATTAGTTTTGATCTAGATGATGCAGTCAAGTTTGGAACAACTTTTACCAAAAGTTGTTCTATTTCAGTAAGAGATCTATGGGATAAGTATGATACTGTGTTTTATGATGTGTTTTTACAGTATTATGATGAAGAGGATCACATGATTTATGCAGTCCCAGTTttgaatagaaattatatagagaaAGGTGAAAAGTTGAATAAGCAGAGTGAAAAGAAGTGGCAACTCATGcggagattttttttgtttgataatcTAAGTGGTAGAGAGAGTCTATCTCCAAATACACCAGACAGAATGGAAAGAGCAAAAGTAGTAAGATACGCACAGAGCATTGAAATAGTTATCAgactaagggaaggggaaggacatgGCCTGATTTTTCCACCACTGATAAAGATGACATATGGAGAAGTTAGTGATGACCAATATGAATTGAACCCAATGGTGGTAACTAGTTTTAGGGTTTTATATACTATGGACTTTTCAAAGATCACTGATGATTTGTCTATCTCTATAGGTGTAATGAGTGCCTTTGCAATGCTGTGGTCAATGATTACAACATGGAGTTGGTCTCGTAGGTCTGGGAAACTTAGTATTGATCTGCCAACCATTTTTCATCTCATTCTCACAACTTGTGGAAATCTTGCTAATGTCTTCTTTGTAGTCATGTTCTTTTCTTGCCTATATTGGACTATATTCTTTAAGCGGCAAGATGTTGTGCACTTATTTTTGTTAACTGAGTATCAAGAGGGGCTCATCAAGCAATATTTAATTGCTGCTTGTTTCTTGAAATTGGCACAAATCGTTCATATCTTATATGTCCAGGTGACACTTGATATGTTCATCATTGACTGGGAGCAACCAAGAGCAAAGAATTCCCTCCCACATCCTCAGTTATCAAATAGTCTTGATGAGGAAGATAAATCAAAATCAGAACAGCCAATCAGTATATGGAGGacatatttcattacaaatgagTGGAATGAGCTTCAAACTCACAGGAAGATAGATGTTGGATATCAGTTATTTTTTACTCTGTTATTCCTGAATGTTATTGGCTTTGAAAATCTCTCTAGTGCAGATCCAAGAAGTAACTTCCAAAAGAGTGATACAGAGTATAACTCACCACAAAGTTATGTATGTAGATTTGCTATTAGtatcactgtttttgttgttatagcTGTTGTACAGTGGTTTTTCAAGACAGTTTTTTATGAGCGTTGTGTGGAGAATAAGATCCAGCAATTTGTTGACTTGTGTTCCATAGctaatattagtatttttatacTGCAACATACTGTTTATGGGTATTATATTCATGGTCGTTCTGTACATGGTTATGCTGATGTAGATATGCACTCCTTTTATGAGCaactaaagagggaggaagaagatctTTGTGGACACCGGGGCCTTGAGCCATCCAGTGAATGCCAAATATTTGAAGTAGCAATAACACACAAGTTCAGAGAACAGTATGACACAATTTTACGACCTGTGCATGGATTTGTGGGTATGCGAAGACCAAGCAATAGGGGAAGGATGGCATCAGCAGAGATGGAGCAGAGTTTCAGAGCACATGAAACTATGAAAAGATTCTTTGGCATGTTTCTTCAACATGCATTGAAAGACTTGAATTATATTGTTAAAGAAAAATTATTTTTGGAAAGTCTTCTGGATCTTGAGTTTCAAGAGCCAGACGATAGGTGTTTGTTCTTCCGGGACAATAACCATGCCTTTGAAAGTGTCTTATTATCCGGCCATGAGGTATCTTTTGTCTTGTTTGAGATATTACTCTTTACTTTTGTAGACTTATTAGCTGAAAATTTTGTATTGGCTGGTTTTGTAACCTTTGTTGTTTCATACACTATCAGGAAAGTGAGATATACATTTGGACGAAAAAATGTAGTCAGCAAAACTTTAGTAGACCAAAGGTtcttgatataattgttattcatgttattcataaCAGAAACTAAACTGCATCTTTTAATATGGGGTATAGTTTTTTAATTTGAAAGTCCATCCATCAAATACTACTGTTGTGTCAACAATGAAATGAACCCAAAGTCTCTGGTAAAATGTTGTGTTCACtatagtattgttttgtgaaatgtctctgcaGATACATGGCTCTGCAattgcttagccacaaaggaatcAGTTTGTAGACCTTATGACatcacctgatttcacctttccttgagtttgcaagattttctttttctttttcttcttcttcttctctccattaatgccatcaatctcaatctcaatctcaacatTAATGCACAGGGCACATAACACgcatataatgttgataatatttttgttatagacattatgattgttattgtgttattgacattactaataacaatattagataCAAGCAAATATtgacattactaataacaatattagatacaagaaaatattttcaaggaaaagagtaaacaggtgagacaggtattaCTCATAATTACCTTGTTGGTAACttggtacttgtggagccatttatgTGTAAAAATAGTTAATAATTTAAACTCAGTGTGCATGGCATAGACATACATGCCATCCCATCTTGGGGTTAAAAGCAGACTATAACATATTATTTAACAATTTTTGTAAAAGATTGAATTTCttgtttcttaatttgtttaGTTTTCTTATGTATTTAGTCGTTTGCGTATTGATAACTGTAAACTAAACAAATATAGGGTTATATGAAACTGCCAGTTGAGGCTGTGTGTTGAAGATAAGAAAATTCAAGTCATTTGGAAGCAGCTAGTCAACAGGAACACTGCCTTTTCAGTTTTGTGAGTAATATCTTATACAAAGATTTGAGTTGATGTATGAGCTGTATTAACAGGAAACAGAATTCTATGTGATTGAGCCAAAGAGTATTTTATTGACTGATGTCCTCTGTGTTGGAGCCAAAGAATATTTTACTGACTGATGTTCTATGTGAAATCAAGTTTTTAATTGTGTGTAAAAATTGAATATTATTACCTTTGTATTTGATGTTGTATCATGCTGTTGCATCTCCCTTACCTTATTTTATGTAAATACTATGCATTAATGAGTAAATAGTGGACAGACtccaattttatcatttttttctgcagTGGAAATATGAAGTTTATCAACTTTAGTAAGTTGGTTGCAAATGTGGTCTAGAGAACATTTGATGAGAATTATTTTGTGAGATTTAGAGAACCTTTTTAAGAATACATAAACCTACATTTTGCCACAACCTTTAGATGAAAAACAAAGGTTGCAATGGACAAGGACTTGTCTCATGAAATTCCTCCAGAATTTGCATCTATTACTTCAGCAAGTGCCACATATTACAAAGTTGGAAGTTCATTAGATCAACTTCATGATGAAGGTGAGTTAAATTCACagcatttatgtttatttattttaatatgactgataaattcctttcattttttattttagttcaaGTTCACTGGTGAATATTGATCCAAGAGAAAAACTGTCAGTTATATTTTAACAAAATATTTTGCAGAAGTCGTGAAGAAGCACATACTCATTGTAACATCACGGGGACATCTAATTGAACTTCAGGCTGGCAATATAGTGCGTTTTTCAGAACTGTCATGGAAGGATGGAGCCAAAGTAGGTaaagatttgtttttattatctttagtgTAATATTTATTGTGTAATGATGTGAAAGACTGTTATTTAAGTAATACGATGAGTTATTtggttatataattatatttggtTATTATTTGGTTATAATTATTTGATTCATAGTGCAAGTACTCTAATGCAAGCAGAAATATTTTGTGAATGAATTGATTTGGTTCAGCTCAAAAGAGGTCATTATGTCTGGTTTGATATTATCACCGTCTCATTATTTTACTAACTGCCCAGAATTGTAGCAAGTCTATATAGTAATAtattgcatcattatcatatctatcttatctttcagATTGTGGTCCATCACCAATTTCAACCATTGCAGTTATATGTTATTGTTCTCCGTAGATGTCAAAAGGCTGTTCTCATATCATACAGTGACCTTAAGGTATATTACTTCCAATACTGAATTGATAATTGGTTGTTGCACTGTTTTATGGAAATCAGAATAAGAGTTACTTTGTTGGAAAAGATGATATAGCATGAGTCAAAAGGAATAgatatttaaaatatatgtagGCATAGGAAAACTATGtatgttctttgtttttccttttttatttcatgtcCTTTTGCATTAATTTTATTTACAGATTATTCATGAATGGGATGATGTGGAGGACATCAGTTCCTCAGACCCAGACAATTCTGGGGTTCCCACATTTTCATTGAAACTCATCTCAGGTAAGTTGTCAATTGGTTTTGTGTTATACATTTTTTACAGTTAAGAAGGTACTATGTTTTAGAAGTGCTGGAACAAAAATTAGAAACAAGTTTTCATGATGCCAAcaataatatgatttttttttcttcttcttcttcttcttcttctttttatttattttttttttctccactcttTCCACATAGGAGAATGGTGTGCAGTGGAAAATGACAAATTATTATCCCTATGTGGCgacaaggaaaatgaagagactgAAAGGGGTAAAGATGAGGCAGCAGTTGCATTGGCTAATAGACTTAAAGTAAGTTTAACAAAATTATGAGTTATTCTTCTGTTTTGCAGTTTTTTATATCACCTATTCTATTGCTTGCATTTTCtccatttcctattttttcatgTAGCTGCCTTTTCTTCTGtcacccccatctcctcctccctcctcctttttctcctcctccttctccatctcctcctccaatttttactcttcttcctcatccat
The nucleotide sequence above comes from Penaeus vannamei isolate JL-2024 chromosome 6, ASM4276789v1, whole genome shotgun sequence. Encoded proteins:
- the LOC113809125 gene encoding meckelin, with the translated sequence MNEYFDHISLKCVTCPANQTTEKDPYTCTCLPGFKSVYNEKNELGCEACPSFYVASNDRLSCVPCEAESYYNATTKQCDPCTDPSQIMIDKGINGTYLENVTCLDCSLETIPGEGICIPCHSSYYAASGGKCSCPKTHVEINGICVPQTELAQIPDKISSYTIQYEDGKKIQSSFFETHFRMAAHACTFSKNFSSCQLLSNLCVLLHYTFDDDYNACRYYRGEFGDNFINLPDHVPWLYYTEGEANVYLSKTRLKTHYSFKEDNPNSKFNFTVAKYSAEGHLIQYGRLEDVLTVCPLISFDLDDAVKFGTTFTKSCSISVRDLWDKYDTVFYDVFLQYYDEEDHMIYAVPVLNRNYIEKGEKLNKQSEKKWQLMRRFFLFDNLSGRESLSPNTPDRMERAKVVRYAQSIEIVIRLREGEGHGLIFPPLIKMTYGEVSDDQYELNPMVVTSFRVLYTMDFSKITDDLSISIGVMSAFAMLWSMITTWSWSRRSGKLSIDLPTIFHLILTTCGNLANVFFVVMFFSCLYWTIFFKRQDVVHLFLLTEYQEGLIKQYLIAACFLKLAQIVHILYVQVTLDMFIIDWEQPRAKNSLPHPQLSNSLDEEDKSKSEQPISIWRTYFITNEWNELQTHRKIDVGYQLFFTLLFLNVIGFENLSSADPRSNFQKSDTEYNSPQSYVCRFAISITVFVVIAVVQWFFKTVFYERCVENKIQQFVDLCSIANISIFILQHTVYGYYIHGRSVHGYADVDMHSFYEQLKREEEDLCGHRGLEPSSECQIFEVAITHKFREQYDTILRPVHGFVGMRRPSNRGRMASAEMEQSFRAHETMKRFFGMFLQHALKDLNYIVKEKLFLESLLDLEFQEPDDRCLFFRDNNHAFESVLLSGHEVSFVLFEILLFTFVDLLAENFVLAGFVTFVVSYTIRKVRYTFGRKNVVSKTLVDQRFLI